From a single Providencia hangzhouensis genomic region:
- a CDS encoding type II toxin-antitoxin system ParD family antitoxin, producing the protein MARTTSVTIGAQLDEFVNQLISSGRYGSTSEVVRSALRLLEVQEKQTAALKMLIDAGEQSGESSLTLQDIAKKVKNAHNV; encoded by the coding sequence ATGGCTCGTACAACAAGTGTAACAATCGGGGCTCAATTGGATGAGTTTGTCAATCAACTCATTTCGTCAGGAAGATATGGCTCAACAAGTGAAGTCGTTCGCTCTGCTCTACGTTTACTTGAGGTCCAAGAAAAGCAAACAGCAGCATTGAAGATGTTAATTGATGCAGGTGAGCAAAGTGGTGAGTCGTCGTTAACACTCCAAGATATCGCTAAGAAAGTGAAGAACGCTCATAATGTATAA